The nucleotide sequence AAATGTAATATGAACAAACTGTTCCCATCCATCTCATGATGATTATACAGTGGGCAAAATTACCTAACAAATATAAACTACTTTGAAACCAGTTTTCTTGGTGCTTCCAGACTATAATTTATTGAAGAATTAGTACCACTCACACTTTTTACAGGATCTGCAAGGTGGCAGCAGCATCAAAACACCAGCCCGACCCTCCCCCCCAATAATCCATATTTCCTGTTACTACAGAAAATCCAATTATGAAGTAAAAATAACCTGCAGTCACTGGTGTGGAAGCACATTAGCACATAATTGGGGGTGGGTGGTTTGTCACATGTATGGTGATGCTTTGGTGGGTGTTCTCTATCACCACATCCCTACTTCCGTTTACTCCTTACCTGAACACCACCTAGCCATTTTGTTTTCAGGAGCTGATACCTGTTAAAACTGATTGTGGCATGCAGAAGGCATGTCCTCTTCAGGAGAACTATTCTCTCAAGATCTCCACACAGTAAACATGGGGAAGGACCTTGGAGACTGTAATCATTGTACACACATCAGGCtttcaaaaaaaaatcttattcagAAGTCTTGTGCAAGATCTCTTTATCACTCTTGCACAAGATTTATACCAAGTCAGCTAAATACTACTCTTGTACAAGGCTTcagttttggtgttttttttaatggaaatgcatTTTTGCCCATTGTGAAACATGTAACTAAGGCTGGTAGTTTGCTCTTGTGGActtcctgggatttttttttaaggtcaTGTGCATGCTACCAGTACAGAAAAAGCTATGTGAATGCCCATAATGGAACAAGGTAGTGGAGGGTGGGAGAAAAATGATTGCGGGGAAGGGCAAAAAAATGCCTATCTAACACAGTGATGGGGAACTCTTTTCAGCCTGTGGTCAGATGCAATTCTGGCCAACCCTCTAAgcaccacctgtcaatcacttgatgtcaCATGACATCAGGTGGATCTGACCTCTGGTTGAAGCAGCGTGGTTTGTACACAGTGCTAAATTTAAACAGCGCCAATGCAAGCCGCACTTGCATAGGAACTATTGGAAATCTGCATTCTCAATTGTTCCTTTACAAGCACAGCTTGCATTTGACATTTAAATTTGGCACTGAATACAAGGTGCATTACTGATCCACTCGAGTTCCTGAGTGGATCTGACCCTCATTGAAAGCAGCACAgcttgcatttggcaccaaatttaaacAATGCTGAATGTAAGCTGTATTGGAAGTGCACAATTGGGAGCACACTATAAAACTTCTAATTGCTCATTTGCAGCTGTGGCTTCACCTGTCCTATCCCTGACATCATACAGTTATCAGATGTGACTGACAAGAGGTGGGCATGGCAGAGGGGAAATAGCCAAACTAGGAGTCCTGGTGAGCCCAATTTAGCCActgaccagaggttccccatgcctgctctaACAGGTTTACCTATAAAGGAACAGCGAGTCATGCAAACCCCTCCACATCACTCTGATGTGGTATAGCCCAAACTCCGTAAGAATTAGGCCTAAGTGTGTCCTCTCCCTACCCCCATATATACAGAAAGGAACTTAATGGCTGAAAGCCACAGACGCTTCTTGCCACATTGTCTGATCTGTTTTTTCTTTGGTTCAGGCTTAGAACAGAGTCTGCTGGATATGTGTGTTGGGTAAGTAACTTCCAATGTGCTTGGATTGTGGCCTGGGTCACCATCTCAGAACTCCTTTCCTAAAGCCTGTCTTTCAGGAGTTTAAGGCAAGCCATGATTCCTCCCCTTCTACTGATGCCATTTCTCAGCCCTTCATTTCTTCTTGGGAAGGTTCAGTATGATTCAGGTTAAGAACCCTTGGTTTAGCCACGTACGTGTCCTTACATATGAACAGGAAATCCAGTTTTAAAAAACTGGTCTGATACATCTGTACAGCATTTATCTGAATCCTGTTCCCTCTAAGATTTTGTAGTTTGTTTTACTGAAGATTGCAATTCTCTGTCCAGTTTTTTATGCCCAATGGATCCCCACTAAAGTCAACAGCTTTGTGCACAAATGTACTATCTCAAATTCCGATGCGTCCTTTCCTTGTTCTGGCAGGGAGAAACGCAGAGTCATCATTCCCCCTCACCTGGCATATGGCAAACGAGGGTCCCCACCATCTGTCCCAGGTAGGATCCACTAGTGTTTATTTGATCACCATTCGGAAGGAGATCTAGGCATGGGATATCAAAGAACCAGGGCGTGCTTTTTGAGACAGGTCTATCCACTTATATTGATTTTGGGAGTTTAGATGGCACAGTGCTCTGATCTAGGGTTGAGGGACTGAAGGGGCTGAGATGGAAAGTCTAAGAAGTAACTGACTGGTCACTTAACAGTATTGTGATGCTGTGGGATAGCTAGATGTGAACATTCACTGGGTGATTGCATGAAAAAGACACAGAGTGGGGTAAGAATCTCTCCAGTAGTCTTTTTTAAATGCAAGGTATTTAGTGTCTTTCATCCCCTTCTCCCATTTCCTGCTCATCATGAAGCAACAGTAGGAGGCAGTGggtgaaacttttttaaaaagccgagCTGACCCTATATAAAAGCAGTGTTGGCCCAAGACGTCCTGCCCAAAGCAGAGCCCAGTGGCCCCTGCCAGAACTAACATTTTAAAAGTCTTGCTGCAGCATTCAGATGCCAATTCCTGGCTATGCTCTTATGCCCAGATATGTGGAGGATTGCTCTAGTTAGTTAATGGTGAAAGAAATTCTGCATGTGCTCAGAAGCATTCTCTTGTTAATTATTGCTTCACAATTTCCTGGGTTAAAACCAGACATTAAAAAGGACTTAACAGACTGAGCCATGGTTTCATATTTCTAGTAAAAATGAACCCTCAAACAAGGTGAATTCAGGAGTGCAGACTGAGTGGGGCAGAATTCAGGAGAACGTGTGGAAAACTGGGGTGGGACCTGGGTTTGTGAAATAAGGAGAAGCATTCAAGGGTGTCTCAATGTCACTGAATGTACACAAGCTCTGAAGAAAACATAGTTGCCAATATATATAGCTTAAAATGAAACTTCTGGCCAGTTTAGTAAGGAATTTGGATGTTTGACTTGCTAGCATCTGGCATTGGGCTTAAATGGGGTGACGACAGCAGCTGAAGCCGCCCTGTGTTCATCACCCACATTAACACcatttcttcctgttcttttgGCTGCGCCCTCAGGGTCCATGGCATATGTGGTTGCAATCTAGGTATCAGCTTGGGGGGCAAGTATACTGTATGTGCTCACCTAGGAATCAACTGGGTGTTGAATCTACTTTGCAATTAGACAAGCACCCTTcgctctgcttatgttctgccCTTGGCCTGAAAACTCATGTAGCCCATAGAACTGTCCAATCCTTGGAGTGCAAATGCAGGTTGACAGCAGTGCTCTGCTGCCTTTTGTATCCTAGCCACTTGCACCATGCAGTGATGCAGGCATGAAGAGGGTGAAGGCAACCCTTTTAGTCTTTCACACGCAGCATTCTGTGGACAACTCAGAGCCTcagagaaacataggaagctgccttatatcgagtcaggccattggtcaatCTGCCTccgtattgtccacactgactggcagtggctctccaagctttcagacaggagtctcttccagccctacctggagatgccagggactaaacctgggaccttctgcatgcaaaacagatgctctattaCTGAGCCGTGGCTCTTCCTCAAAAAGTAACCAATATTGCCTAAGGGGCTAGAGGGACAGGTTGCCTAGCACAGGGGAGCCGCACTAGGCACACCCTTGTCTTCCTTACCAGGACTGGCACTGCTCTAGCTGCAGCAGCACCAGTGGTGCAATTTGGTAATTTTAGACATGATGTTCTTATTGGCTGGAGGGGTGCTCTTGCTGATTTTGCTGAGTGAGGCCCTGAACTTCTGCCCCCAAAGTCCTGTCCTGACAGCACCACCGAGTAGCATAAACTATTGTTAGCATCACCAGCCACCACAGATGAATTATACTGGAGTGCCAGATTTCCTAGGGAGAGTTGCCTATACATACAAACTTGCCTGTAGCACTGCTGTATTGCctcccagccctgcttcacaGGACTCCTTCCTTTTTCCAGCTGACGCAGTCCTGCAGTTTGAGGTGGAGCTGGTAGGCCTCGCCAGAGCCACCTACTGGCAGAAGGTGGTGAATGACGTGCTGCCCCTGCTATGCATTGGGCTTGTCCCTGCGCTGTTGGGGCTCATCGGATACCACCTCTATCAGAAGTCCCGGATGCCCCATGTGTCCAAGAAGAAACTCAAGGAGGAGAAGAGAAACAAGGCGAAGAAGAAATAAAGTTGTCCTGTGCCTTTTTTGTCATGGCTTTGTGGTTGCTTTTTTTGGGGGAGTGCGGAATGCTCACACTTCCATACGCACAAAGGCAGGGGTAAGGAGGGCAGGTGTTCTCTGAGGTTGCCTGAGGATAGTTAACATAAACTTTTCACGGCACCCTCAACAGATTCCATCTCCCAGCATTTGGCAGGGTGTGTGTGGTTCTGAGTCAGTTAAACTGGTGCAAAACAAATGTCAGCTCAGATAATGCCTTTGGAATAAGAGGGCCAGAACGCCATACATTTTGCTCTGAACTCTTGGAGGAAGAATTAAATATATATGTAACAAGTAGGAAAAGAAAGATGGGGAAAAGGACACAAAAAGGTTGGCACCTGAGCCACTTCCAAACCCCTCCTGCAGGTAGGAGTGGTGGTATTTCTTTTAAAGCTCACACAAAGGCATCAGGACTGCAGGTGGGGGCAGACATACCATAACCTGTTCTCAATATACCCATCTCTCTGTGAGCTTGTTTGCAGGGGGGGAAAAGGCTCCAAGACACATCAGCTCAGCTCTGTTTAATGGCAGCTTGCTATGGGAATAGCCCTTCCCAAAAGATCCTGATACAGGCTTCTGGCTGAGACAGCTTCGCTCTTCCTTGTGCCCAGTGGCCTGTTAATGGGGCAGAACAGAATGCTCAGAAATCAAATGCTGCTGGCCTAGAGGATCCGCTTGACCTCGTGTGCCGCCTCCACTACATTATAGATAGGCCGCTTGAACCGGTCCTCTCTGACAGGCACAGACTGGGGCATAGATGGGATGATATTTTGTTGGTTGACAATCATCAGTGGATTGATCTGGCTCAGAACTTCATCATTCACTGAGATGCCATCCAGGTACTGCTTGAGCAGCTGCCTCAGCTTGAGATTGTCTTGGAGCAGAGCTTCTTTAGTCCGCTCCAGTGAGAGCTGTTCTAGCCTCACCTTGTTGTATCTTTGCCAGAAGCGCTCCAGCCCCACATAGTCCTGCATCATCTGTAAAAGACACGGAAAATGCAGGTGACTGGGCTGGTTGCAAGAAATTACATTGCCATCTTCCTTTGTGGAATAGACAGGAATTTGCCCAGATAGGGAAACCTGCTTGGAGTTAGTGGTTGTGTTGTAAGAAATGCACAGCTTCTGAGCAGGCTCTAAACCAGGAAATGGTTGTTGTGAATATAACAACTGCTGGTCTTGTTACAAAGATTATTTCCTATAGCTGAGCAGTAGCCAAACACCACAAAGAAGAGCAGCACTTTAGGGAGGTGTACTTGAATAGAGGGGTAGGCA is from Rhineura floridana isolate rRhiFlo1 chromosome 3, rRhiFlo1.hap2, whole genome shotgun sequence and encodes:
- the FKBP11 gene encoding peptidyl-prolyl cis-trans isomerase FKBP11 codes for the protein MLPRHRASLLFFVLLLFSGCGAESQAEKEEQESKSETPLRTLQLETLVEPPDNCVERSAVGDTIQIHYTGTLEDGHIIDSSLSRDPLQVELGKRQVIPGLEQSLLDMCVGEKRRVIIPPHLAYGKRGSPPSVPADAVLQFEVELVGLARATYWQKVVNDVLPLLCIGLVPALLGLIGYHLYQKSRMPHVSKKKLKEEKRNKAKKK